From the genome of Miscanthus floridulus cultivar M001 chromosome 10, ASM1932011v1, whole genome shotgun sequence, one region includes:
- the LOC136489460 gene encoding putative disease resistance protein RGA3: protein MPGVLSCLPVAYKKIAMANRMKSLREKLRKIEKQIAIFDFKKGSNTNNEQPYDERETTSYLPEEPLIGRDGEKQEIIKLLSANTNNDEIVIVTICGLGGMGKSTLTKQVYNDAQFKMYDHRIWVYVSQDFNLKKIGSSIISQLPSQGGPQNMGIQQVINQCLENLLLGKKVLIVLDDLWEEKMTELDKLRRMLQVKGSKVDVVVTTRKEQIARKLSSGEPYKLRPLEDDICWEIIKRSGRFELKPNKENMEQIGLDIAKKCGGVPLAAQVVGSMLQKIDDLSGWIEINSSDIWNISSEDNDVLPSLKLSYERMPPQLRVCFSYCSIFPKGHNIVGDDLAQQWIALDFTEQSKAKEYIKQLLGMSFLHVSKLPSTCREQVVRYTMHDLVHDLARLTMDDKLIDFNAQQRNTRGQKYCRYSLLKNYNQTIKLASILPSKIRALRFSDSGELHIQSGAFSFANCLRILDFSECSGILLPASIGKLKQLRCLIAPRMQDESLPECITELGKLQYLNINGSSQISALPESIGKLGCLKYLCLSGCSSISKLPESFGDLKCMVHLDMSGCSGIRELEDWLGKLRNLQHLDLSGCSSVKAIPEPLCGLTQLQYLDLSSCQCLDRLPEAIGSLMDLQYLNIHSQPPRAHARPPPPPPPHRAPAHTAPLARRRHRPPARPHRTGRPRCPRACPRALRPRRPRGRPRAVPSAGPALGRPFPWPRRPLSSRPAAGRAVPPAGPSPSHAARCPRARPRRAPGWPFPRPRRPDPGRPCALAAPFFGLALPPATPRGPPAPTPSVLDPVPDSARSRRRPPLPRRPSGMPSHLLLSR from the exons ATGCCAGGAGTTCTCTCATGTCTCCCAGTGGCATACAAGAAGATTGCTATGGCTAATAGGATGAAGAGTTTGAGAGAAAAACTGAGGAAAATTGAAAAACAAATTGCTATCTTTGACTTCAAAAAGGGCAGTAATACTAATAATGAGCAGCCTTATGATGAACGTGAAACAACATCATATTTGCCTGAAGAACCATTGATTGGAAGGGACGGAGAAAAGCAGGAAATCATAAAGCTGTTATCTGCAAATACCAACAACGATGAGATAGTGATTGTCACTATATGTGGCCTTGGAGGTATGGGTAAGAGTACTTTGACAAAACAAGTTTACAATGATGCCCAGTTCAAAATGTATGATCATCGTATATGGGTTTATGTGTCCCAAGACTTCAATTTGAAAAAAATAGGAAGCTCTATCATTTCTCAACTACCAAGCCAAGGAGGTCCACAAAATATGGGAATACAGCAGGTGATAAACCAATGCCTTGAAAACCTACTCCTAGGCAAGAAGGTTCTGATTGTTTTAGATGACTTATGGGAGGAAAAGATGACCGAGTTGGACAAACTGAGAAGAATGCTTCAGGTCAAGGGCAGTAAGGTAGATGTCGTAGTAACTACACGCAAGGAACAGATTGCAAGGAAACTTTCCTCCGGTGAACCATACAAGCTACGACctttggaagatgatatatgtTGGGAAATAATTAAGAGATCTGGTAGGTTTGAACTGAAACCTAACAAAGAAAATATGGAGCAAATAGGATTGGATATTGCAAAGAAATGTGGAGGTGTGCCATTAGCAGCTCAAGTAGTTGGATCCATGCTACAAAAAATAGATGATCTGTCCGGATGGATTGAAATAAATAGCAGTGATATCTGGAATATATCTTCTGAAGACAATGATGTGCTTCCATCCTTGAAATTAAGTTATGAAAGGATGCCACCACAGCTCAGGGTATGCTTTTCCTATTGTTCCATATTCCCCAAAGGCCATAATATTGTCGGAGATGATTTGGCTCAACAGTGGATTGCTCTAGATTTTACGGAGCAATCAAAGGCAAAGGAATATATCAAGCAACTTCTGGGAATGTCCTTTCTTCATGTTTCAAAGTTGCCCTCG ACTTGTCGAGAGCAAGTGGTGCGGTACACCATGCATGACCTGGTGCACGACCTGGCAAGATTGACAATGGATGACAAGCTAATAGATTTCAACGCACAGCAGAGAAATACACGTGGCCAGAAATATTGTCGCTATTCATTGCTAAAAAATTATAACCAGACAATAAAGTTGGCAAGTATTTTGCCTTCCAAGATTAGGGCACTTCGCTTCTCGGATAGTGGCGAACTGCATATCCAGAGTGGTGCATTTTCATTTGCGAACTGTCTGCGTATTTTGGATTTCAGTGAATGCTCAGGTATATTGTTGCCAGCTTCAATTGGCAAACTGAAGCAACTGAGGTGTCTTATTGCTCCAAGAATGCAAGATGAGAGTCTCCCGGAGTGTATCACTGAGCTAGGAAAACTGCAGTACCTAAACATAAATGGATCTTCTCAGATTTCTGCACTGCCAGAATCAATTGGCAAGCTTGGATGTCTGAAATATCTATGTTTGTCTGGTTGTTCTAGTATATCGAAACTGCCAGAATCATTTGGGGACTTAAAATGTATGGTGCATCTTGACATGTCAGGCTGTTCTGGGATAAGGGAACTGGAAGACTGGCTTGGTAAGCTCAGGAATTTGCAGCATCTTGACTTATCTGGATGCTCAAGTGTAAAAGCAATACCTGAACCGTTGTGTGGCCTCACACAACTCCAATATTTGGACTTATCATCTTGTCAATGCCTTGATCGGCTACCAGAAGCTATTGGTAGTCTCATGGATTTACAATATTTAAACAT TCACAGCCAGCcaccccgcgcccacgcccgcccgcccccgcctccgcctccgcaccGCGCGCCGGCCCACACCGCCccgctcgcccgccgccgccaccggccgcccgcgcgcccgcaCCGCACCGGCCGCCCGCGCtgcccgcgcgcctgcccgcgcGCCCTGCGCCCGCGCCGCCCGCGCGGCCGCCCGCGCGCCGTGCCCTCGGCCGGCCCTGCCCTCGGCCGGCCCTTCCcctggccgcgccgcccgctgtcgtcgcgccctgccgccggccgcgccgtgcccccggccggcccttcccccagccacgccgcccgctgcccgcgcgccaggccgcgccgtgcccctggctggcccttcccccggccgcgccgccctgACCCCGGCCGGCCCTGCGCCCTGGCCGCGCCTTTTTTCGGCCTTGCCCTGCCCCCGGCCACGCCCCGTGGACCACCCGCCCCGACGCCATCCGTGCTCGACCCCGTCCCCGACTCCGCCCGATCCCGAcgtcgcccgcccctaccccgtcgcccgtcaggtatgccttctcacttattattgtcgaggtag